The proteins below are encoded in one region of Aestuariivirga litoralis:
- a CDS encoding D-ribose ABC transporter substrate-binding protein translates to MSKTAIRMLLATAAVSAMLSSQAFAAGLISIIVNDPANPYWLTEGNVAKATAEKLGYTANVGAHKGDTNAESTMIDTAITNKSVAIILDPANADGSIGAIKKAVAANIPVFLVNAEVNQEGLAKGQLVSNNAQGAALGATQWQKAMGDKGNYVELFGNPADNNAATRSNGYETVLTQYPDLKKVGKEVADWDRTKGHDKTQSLLQANPDIQGLISGNDEMALGAIAALKEAGKLANVKVGGFDGSPDAVASVKAGEMAYTVLQPVAVFSEKAVEQADAFIKTGKTGAETEKQLFDCLLITKDNVDKYTAPFTLSQ, encoded by the coding sequence ATGTCTAAAACCGCAATCCGCATGCTTCTCGCCACCGCCGCAGTCTCGGCGATGCTCAGCAGCCAGGCTTTCGCTGCCGGCCTGATCTCGATCATCGTCAATGATCCGGCCAACCCCTATTGGCTCACTGAAGGCAACGTGGCCAAGGCCACCGCTGAAAAGCTGGGCTACACCGCCAATGTCGGCGCGCACAAGGGCGACACCAACGCCGAATCGACCATGATCGACACCGCGATCACCAACAAGTCGGTCGCCATCATTCTCGATCCGGCCAATGCTGATGGTTCGATCGGTGCGATAAAGAAGGCGGTTGCCGCCAACATTCCGGTATTCCTGGTGAATGCCGAAGTGAACCAGGAAGGTCTGGCCAAGGGCCAGCTTGTGTCGAACAACGCACAGGGTGCAGCACTCGGTGCCACCCAGTGGCAGAAGGCCATGGGCGACAAGGGCAACTACGTTGAACTGTTCGGCAACCCTGCCGACAACAACGCTGCCACCCGCTCCAACGGCTATGAAACCGTTCTGACCCAATATCCAGACCTGAAGAAAGTCGGCAAGGAAGTCGCTGACTGGGACCGCACCAAGGGCCACGACAAGACCCAGTCTCTGCTCCAGGCCAATCCTGACATTCAGGGCCTGATCAGCGGCAATGACGAAATGGCCCTCGGCGCCATCGCTGCGCTGAAGGAAGCCGGCAAGCTCGCCAATGTGAAAGTTGGTGGCTTCGACGGTTCGCCAGACGCAGTCGCTTCGGTGAAGGCTGGTGAAATGGCCTACACCGTGCTGCAGCCAGTGGCCGTGTTCTCGGAGAAGGCCGTTGAACAGGCCGATGCTTTCATCAAGACCGGCAAGACCGGCGCTGAGACTGAAAAGCAGCTGTTCGATTGCCTGCTCATCACCAAGGACAATGTGGACAAGTACACGGCACCGTTCACCCTGTCGCAGTAA